In Strix aluco isolate bStrAlu1 chromosome 33, bStrAlu1.hap1, whole genome shotgun sequence, the following proteins share a genomic window:
- the PPP5C gene encoding serine/threonine-protein phosphatase 5: MAEGERAESGGGGGPGRPPSPAELERAEALKTRANEFFKGKDYENAVKFYSSAIELNPTNAIYYGNRSLAYLRTECYGYALADATRAVELDKKYVKGYYRRATSNMALGKFKAALRDYETVVKVRPNDKDAKLKYQECHKIVKQKAFERAIASDEHKRSVVDSLDIESMTIEDEYSGPKLDGGKVTLAFMKELMQWYKEQKKLHRKCAYQILVQVKEVLAKLPTLVETTLKETEKVTVCGDTHGQYYDLLNIFELNGLPSEANPYIFNGDFVDRGSFSVEVILTLFGFKLLYPDHFHLLRGNHETDNMNQIYGFEGEVKAKYTAQMFALFSEVFEWLPLAQCINGKVLIMHGGLFSEDGVTLDDIRKIERNRQPPDSGPMCDLLWSDPQPQNGRSVSKRGVSCQFGPDVTKSFLERNRLDYIIRSHEVKPEGYEVAHDGKCVTVFSAPNYCDQMGNKGSYIHLRGSDLRPDFHQFTAVPHPNVKPMMYANTLLQLGMM; encoded by the exons ATGGCGGAGGGAGAGCGGgcggagagcggcggcggcggcggccccgggcgaCCCCCGAGCCCGGCCGAGCTGGAGCGGGCCGAGGCGCTCAAGACCCGCGCGAACGAGTTTTTCAAAG GGAAGGACTACGAGAACGCGGTGAAGTTCTACAGCAGCGCCATCGAGCTGAACCCCACCAACGCCATCTACTATGGGAACCGCAGCCTGGCCTACCTGCGCACCGAGTGCTACGGCTACGCCCTGGCCGACGCCACGCGCGCCGTCGAGCTCGACAAGAAGTACGTCAAGGGCTACTACCGCCGCGCCACCAGCAACATGGCCCTGGGCAAGTTCAAGGCCGCCCTCCGCGACTATGAGACG GTGGTGAAGGTGAGGCCCAACGACAAGGACGCGAAGCTGAAGTACCAGGAGTGTCACAAGATCGTCAAGCAAAAGGCCTTCGAGCGGGCGATCGCCAGCGACGAGCACAAACGCTCCGTCGTCGACTCCCTGGACATCGAGAGCATGA CCATCGAGGACGAGTACAGCGGCCCCAAGCTGGACGGTGGGAAGGTGACGCTGGCGTTCATGAAGGAGCTGATGCAGTGGTACAAGGAGCAGAAAAAACTCCACAGAAAATGCGCCTACCAG ATCCTGGTGCAGGTGAAGGAGGTGCTGGCCAAGCTCCCCACCTTGGTAGAAACGACGTTGAAGGAG ACGGAGAAGGTTACGGTGTGCGGGGACACGCACGGGCAGTACTACGACCTGCTGAACATCTTCGAGCTCAACGGGCTGCCCTCCGAGGCCAACCCTTAC ATATTCAACGGGGATTTCGTGGACCGCGGGTCCTTCTCGGTCGAAGTCATCCTCACGCTCTTCGGCTTCAAGCTGCTCTACCCCGACCACTTCCACCTGCTCCGAG GGAACCATGAGACGGACAACATGAACCAGATCTACGGCTTCGAGGGGGAGGTGAAGGCCAAGTACACGGCGCAGATGTTCGCCCTCTTCAGCGAGGTCTTCGAGTGGCTGCCGCTGGCCCAGTGCATCAACGGGAAAGTGCTG ATCATGCACGGGGGTCTCTTCAGCGAGGACGGCGTCACCCTCGACGACATCCGCAAAATCGAGCGGAACCGGCAGCCCCCGGACTCAG gtcCCATGTGTGACCTGCTCTGGTCTGACCCACAACCCCAG AACGGCCGCTCCGTCAGCAAGCGCGGGGTCAGCTGCCAGTTCGGGCCCGATGTCACCAAGAGCTTCCTGGAGCGCAACCGCCTCGACTACATCATCCGCAGCCACGAGGTGAAGCCCGAGGGCTACGAGGTGGCCCACGACGGCAAGTGTGTCACCGTCTTCAGTGCCCCCAACTACTG CGACCAGATGGGCAATAAGGGCTCCTACATCCACCTGCGAGGCAGCGACCTGCGCCCCGATTTCCACCAGTTCACAGCAGTG CCTCACCCCAACGTCAAGCCCATGATGTACGCCAAcaccctgctgcagctgggcatgatgtga
- the HIF3A gene encoding LOW QUALITY PROTEIN: hypoxia-inducible factor 3-alpha (The sequence of the model RefSeq protein was modified relative to this genomic sequence to represent the inferred CDS: inserted 3 bases in 3 codons; deleted 4 bases in 3 codons): MGAGGCPGRPVCTRGAAGGRPRAPRVPPGAGRSTPELRKERSRDAARCRRSRETEVFYXLAHTLPFARGVSAHLDKASIMRLTISYLRVHRLLAAGESPRLGGGGRGGRWCYLKALSXFVMVLSEAGDMIFLSENVNRLLGLSQRVPPAVPPPPCPPPPAELIGHSVFDFVHPCDHEELQDVLSPRGAARRRGERSGRSFSLRMKSTLTGRGRCLNLKAASWKVLHCAGHMRSYXGGPGGATPPLRCLVLICEAIPHPGAIETPLGSGTVLTRHSMDMKFTYCDDRIGEVAGYAPEELLGCSLYEYVHALDSDTLSRSVHTRESRGRRVTSQYRFLAKRGGFLWAQTQATVIANSRSAQPEGIVCLHFVLSRVEQRGVVLSLEQTQRRGEGRRLPPPAPGPDTPDAILNLSLGVGGPRVLAFVRPAHVPEAVLQRDPRRFCSPELARLLAPIFDPPPTPPRRRPRSPSPPPGDELLFEVQKLFAGSPGPGTALQVLGGGGGPSPVPLRPPGPGGVTLSPLSPGVPLDLAMLAPYIPMDGDFQLGGAEVPRGRGLRPPGPAPSAAAPPPRPRARSFPGRGPAPSRPGPALPRWGSDPALGPAPAPRPGRKRAREPSGEDPGAPLKRPELDPHLLPPPRPAPGLQRDALVRGPRARASCKTLGLILVQEPCARTLCESHPRATTLCKSHPCARASCESHPRARTLCKSHPCAKASCESHTCARTSCKSFM, encoded by the exons atgggtgcaggTGGGTGCCCAGGGCGCCCTGTGTGTACCCGGGGCGCAGCGGGGGGACGCCCCCGAGCACCCAGGGTGCCGCCGGGTGCCGGCAGGTCGACGCCGGAGCTGCGGAAGGAGCGCTCGCGGGACGCGGCGCGGTGCCGGCGCAGCCGGGAGACGGAGGTGTTCT AGCTGGCGCACACCCTGCCCTTCGCCCGCGGCGTCAGCGCCCACCTCGACAAGGCCTCCATCATGCGCCTCACCATCAGCTACCTGCGCGTCCACCGCCTGCTGGCCGCCGGTGAGTCCCC GCGcctgggcggcggcggccgaggaGGTCGATGGTGCTACCTGAAGGCGCTGA GCTTCGTGATGGTGCTGAGCGAGGCGGGAGACATGATCTTCCTCTCCGAGAACGTCAACCGGCTGCTGGGGCTCAGCCAG CGTGTGCCCCccgccgtccccccccccccgtgtcccccccccccagctgagCTGATCGGCCACAGCGTCTTCGACTTCGTGCACCCCTGTGACCACGAGGAGCTGCAGGACGTGCTCAGCCCCCG cGGTgccgcgcggcggcggggggagcgctCGGGGCGCAGCTTCTCCCTGCGGATGAAGAGCACCCTGACG GGCCGCGGGCGCTGCCTCAACCTCAAGGCGGCCTCCTGGAag GTGCTGCACTGCGCGGGGCACATGCGGTCGt gcggggggccggggggggcgacCCCCCCCCTGCGCTGCCTGGTGCTGATCTGCGAGGCCATTCCCCACCCG GGGGCCATCGAGACCCCCCTGGGCTCCGGCACCGTCCTCACGCGCCACTCCATGGACATGAAGTTCACCTACTGCGACGACAG GATCGGGGAGGTGGCGGGGTACGCCCCCGAGGAGCTGCTCGGCTGCTCCCTCTACGAGTACGTCCACGCGCTTGACTCCGACACCCTCAGCAGGAGCGTGCACACCCGTGagt CAAGGGGCAGGCGGGTGACGAGCCAGTACCGGTTCCTGGCCAAGCGCGGGGGGTTCCTGTGGGCGCAGACCCAGGCCACCGTCATCGCCAACAGCCGCAGCGCCCAGCCCGAGGGCATCGTCTGCCTCCACTTCGTCCTCag CCGCGTGGAGCAGCGGGGGGTGGTGCTGTCGCTGGAGCAGACCCAACGCCGGGGTGAGGGGCgccgcctgcccccccccgcccctggccCCGACACCCCCGACGCCATCCTCAACCTCAGCCTCG GGGTGGGGGGCCCGCGGGTGCTGGCTTTCGTGCGCCCAGCCCACGTCCCCGAGGCCGTGCTGCAGCGGGACCCCCGGCGCTTCTGCTCCCCCGAACTCGCCCGTCTGCTCGCCCCCATCTTCgaccccccccccacgcccccccgccgccgtccccgcAGCCCCTCTCCG ccccccggggaTGAGCTGCTCTTCGAGGTGCAGAAGCTGTTTGCGGGGAGCCCGGGACCCGGCACCGCCCTGCAGgtactgggggggggtgggggaccttcccctgtccccctgcgccCCCCTGGACCCGGGGGGGTGACATtgtccccgctgtccccaggCGTCC CCCTGGACCTGGCCATGCTGGCTCCCTACATCCCCATGGACGGCGACTTCCAGCTGGGCGGGGCCGAGGTGCCTCGGGGGCGTGGCCTCCGccctcctggccccgccccctccgccgcggccccgcccccgcgcccccgcgCGCGCAGCTTCCCCGGCcgaggccccgccccctcccgccctggccccgccctcCCGCGTTGGGGCAGCGACCCCGcgctcggccccgcccccgcgccccgtcCCGGCAGGAAGAG GGCGCGGGAGCCGAGCGGGGAGGACCCGGGGGCCCCCCTGAAGCGCCCCGAGCTCGACCCCCACCTGCTGCCCCCCCCTCGGCCTG CCCCAGGGCTCCAGAGAGACGCGCTCGTGCGAGGGCCTCGTGCAAGAGCCTCGTGCAAGACCTTGGGCCTGATCCTTGTGCAAGAGCCTTGTGCGAGAACGTTGTGCGAGAGCCATCCTCGTGCAACGACCTTGTGCAAGAGCCACCCCTGTGCAAGAGCGTCATGTGAGAGCCATCCTCGTGCAAGGACCTTGTGCAAGAGCCACCCCTGTGCAAAAGCCTCGTGCGAGAGCCACACTTGTGCAAGAACCTCGTGCAAGAGCTTTATGTGA